A window of the Cryomorphaceae bacterium genome harbors these coding sequences:
- a CDS encoding CAP domain-containing protein: protein MKKCIRHISAAWILLLATAGGSIAQDIFPGYSKSEVSALHTAKNDASHSKEEQKVILIMNLARHNGTVFWDSIAAPYIRENEMAASSYVKSLERDLKEVRDLPALKPDEILRRAAQKHAVSSGRAGTLGHDSPAGSFESRLKHVLKTHHFVLENCDYGSGDALDIVMNLLIDEGIPGVGHRKNIFHPDTDAVGVSIAPHKSYDHNCVQVFGQLKSP from the coding sequence GTGAAAAAGTGTATCAGGCATATTAGCGCTGCATGGATTTTGCTCCTGGCTACAGCGGGAGGTAGCATTGCACAGGACATCTTTCCGGGATACTCGAAGTCGGAGGTTAGCGCATTGCACACGGCGAAAAACGACGCATCCCATAGTAAGGAAGAACAAAAAGTGATTCTCATTATGAACCTTGCCAGGCATAATGGCACTGTGTTTTGGGACTCCATCGCCGCACCTTACATCCGTGAGAATGAAATGGCTGCAAGCAGCTATGTAAAAAGCCTGGAGCGCGACCTGAAGGAGGTTCGTGATTTACCCGCTCTTAAGCCCGATGAAATTCTGCGCAGAGCTGCCCAAAAGCATGCCGTTTCGAGCGGAAGGGCTGGCACATTGGGGCACGATTCGCCGGCAGGCAGTTTTGAATCCCGGCTCAAACACGTACTCAAAACCCATCACTTTGTACTTGAAAATTGCGACTACGGATCTGGTGACGCGCTGGATATTGTGATGAACCTACTCATTGATGAGGGCATTCCAGGCGTGGGGCACCGAAAAAACATTTTTCATCCTGACACCGACGCTGTGGGAGTATCCATAGCCCCACACAAAAGCTATGATCATAATTGCGTACAGGTGTTTGGTCAATTGAAAAGCCCGTAA
- a CDS encoding copper resistance protein NlpE: protein MRFSAFVFMILLVGCGIEPSEPSVRHFSVSDRPDPAHNSRNSLDYWGVYQGTVPCADCEGIEMTLVLHENDTYERFLKYLGKGDSQLIEQRGSFEWDDAGGAITLEERHGSTKYKVGETSLLQLDTEGEIITGDLANMYILEKK, encoded by the coding sequence ATGAGATTTTCTGCCTTTGTGTTCATGATTCTTTTGGTAGGTTGTGGGATTGAGCCCTCAGAGCCAAGTGTGAGGCATTTCTCGGTTTCTGACAGGCCCGATCCGGCCCACAACTCCCGCAATTCGCTTGATTACTGGGGGGTTTACCAGGGCACTGTGCCTTGCGCTGATTGTGAAGGTATTGAAATGACACTCGTTCTCCACGAAAATGACACCTACGAGCGGTTTCTCAAATATCTCGGGAAAGGCGATTCCCAACTCATAGAACAGCGAGGTTCTTTTGAATGGGATGACGCGGGAGGCGCCATTACGCTCGAAGAACGACACGGTTCCACCAAATACAAAGTTGGTGAAACATCGCTTCTTCAACTCGATACAGAAGGTGAAATCATAACAGGAGATCTCGCGAATATGTATATTCTGGAGAAAAAGTAA